The genome window CCCTTGCGGAACATTTAGTCAGGGAGAAGTAGAGGATTATGCAGTGAAATTTGTAGATTCTCAACCATGTTCAACAGCTCCTCCAACGAATATTACAGTAAATAATATTGGTGCAACTACTGCAACAGTATCATGGGTTGCCACTGTAGGAGCTACTTATAACATCAGATGGAGAACTACTCCCGGAGGTGTTTGGCAGACGGCTACTGTGCCGGCAGGTCAAAACTTCTATGGAATCACTGGTCTTACTGAGCAGACGAATTATGAAGTTCAGGTTTCTACCACATGTGGAGGTTCTACAGGATCTTACTCATCATCAGTAACGTTTACAACACCACCGTTGTCTTACTGCCCGATGACAGGTACCGGAACGAATGATCATATTTCGAATGTAACAGTTACCTCTTCGAACCTTGGAGTTCCTCCAATGAACAATACTTCAGTACAGGCTAACTATACCAGCTACACAACACCAGAGACTCTTATTACTTTAGATGTTGATTCTCAAAATAATAAAATCTCTGTAGCTAAAGGTTGGACTGGTGCTACTGGAAATGATGCTGTGACAGCATGGATCGACTTTGACAGAAACGGACAGTTTACAGACGCTGAGAGAATTTTAATTTCTCCGGCTAACACCACAACTCCTGTTACTGCTACGTTTGCCGTTCCTTCCACATCTTATACTGGTCCATTGACAACTACCATGAGAGTTGTACTAAAACGTACAAGTGCTCCTGTAATGTGTCAGAATGCCGTAGATGGAGAAGTGGAAGACTACAGAGTAAGAATCAGACCTTGTAGCAATGCAACTCCGAATGCACCTACATTTACTACTACTCATACAACAGCTACTGTTACCATTACAGGAGCAGGGGTAAGTTATGTAGTAAGATACAGAGTTCAGGGAACAACAGCCTGGACACAGGTATATGCTTCCACACAGCTGGGTAACCTTCCATTAGTAATCACCGGATTGACACCAGCTACCACTTATGAAGTAGAAGTAGCCGCAATTTGTGGAGATGTTATAGGAACAGCAACACCAATTAAGACATTTACTACAAGATGTGATCCTACTCCTCCGAATGTGACCGTAGGTAACATTACTCC of Chryseobacterium viscerum contains these proteins:
- a CDS encoding GEVED domain-containing protein is translated as PCGTFSQGEVEDYAVKFVDSQPCSTAPPTNITVNNIGATTATVSWVATVGATYNIRWRTTPGGVWQTATVPAGQNFYGITGLTEQTNYEVQVSTTCGGSTGSYSSSVTFTTPPLSYCPMTGTGTNDHISNVTVTSSNLGVPPMNNTSVQANYTSYTTPETLITLDVDSQNNKISVAKGWTGATGNDAVTAWIDFDRNGQFTDAERILISPANTTTPVTATFAVPSTSYTGPLTTTMRVVLKRTSAPVMCQNAVDGEVEDYRVRIRPCSNATPNAPTFTTTHTTATVTITGAGVSYVVRYRVQGTTAWTQVYASTQLGNLPLVITGLTPATTYEVEVAAICGDVIGTATPIKTFTTRCDPTPPNVTVGNITPTTALITWAPLAASSTYTMRWRKVGTGPWNTISLPAAPANTYVLGSVTPLEPFTTYEVQIANMCNGETTLNPYSNPKVFTTERICEIPPPGLTITQLLPTSASIQWDPFPGATYVLRYRKVGIPSWTEVPSLVNNLVLTGLTELTKYEMQVVNICNGTPGNYTPPYYFTTPTVIYCQMHSGSSTGEHISKVTVKPTGKKTMENESGASTYTDYTGVPKTFIEMIQGSTDNEIIIEKKWTGNTYNEGIAVWIDFNRNGEFDINERVLSSPPNTDSPISGKFNVPADAFVSMTDYKYVVMRVAMERDGIPVNCTSFKNGEVEDYTVRISKPIVANPIDQTGIMIYPNPVSSILFVKNISKRAKYKIYNAAGQV